The sequence TCAGCTTTTCCAACGCCGGGGCGTTGAAATCGGTGAGATCGAGGTGGATCGCTCCCTTGACGTGCATTTCATCGAACTTCGCCTGGCTGCGGGCATCGAGCACGACGGTCTTCGGCTCGGCCATCATGCGGAGGAAATCGTCCTCGCTGATCCGATTCGCAGCACGGACGGTCTCCAGGCTTTCGGCGGCTTTGACGAAACCCGGGTAGTCGATCTTCGGGTTCGGCGCCGCTTGCACCGGTGAGGGTGAGCCGACCAAGAGGAATGCGGGAGGACGAGGCCCGTCCTGTGCGACGGCGAGGCAGGGCAGCAGGGCGAGAAGGAGGGTGGTTTTCATGGCGGGGTTATTTGGCAAAGGTGTAACCGAGGGCCGTGGCCTGCTCGCGGGTGGCCTCGACGAGGGCTTCATCGAGCGTCTTGTCCCCCTTCACGGCCTGCTTCTTCATTTCCTCGGCGACGAACGCCTCGCGCTCGCGGTTGAGGGTGCGGATCTGCTCCTGGATG comes from Luteolibacter sp. LG18 and encodes:
- a CDS encoding rhodanese-like domain-containing protein; the protein is MKTTLLLALLPCLAVAQDGPRPPAFLLVGSPSPVQAAPNPKIDYPGFVKAAESLETVRAANRISEDDFLRMMAEPKTVVLDARSQAKFDEMHVKGAIHLDLTDFNAPALEKLIPDKTTRILIYCNNNFQGAERSFPSKAVQVALNVQTFINLHTYGYKNVKELAPLIEISKVKLPMEGTEIRK